One genomic region from Jiangella sp. DSM 45060 encodes:
- a CDS encoding asparaginase, whose product MHAGDAVLVAEVVRSGLVESRHHGSVAALAADGSVAFTAGRADEPMYPRSSNKPAQAAAMLRLGLPLDDAPELLALAAASHSGEPIHLDGVRRILALGDLDESALRNTPGFPIDHDTMVDYVRKGGEPSSLAADCSGKHAAMLLTCVVNSWPVEDYLDPAHPLQAAIHDTVGSLAGAPVAHTGVDGCGAPLFALPLTGLARLFRSLALAPPGTPERRVVDAIQAHPEHTSGTTRDEARLIRGVPGLFAKAGAEAVLAAALDDGRAVAVKIDDGGARARMPVLVAALRRLGVEAPVLDALSDTPVLGGGHPVGTLRPAVDWPER is encoded by the coding sequence ATGCACGCGGGCGACGCCGTCCTGGTGGCTGAGGTGGTCCGGTCGGGGCTGGTCGAGTCACGGCACCATGGCTCGGTGGCCGCGCTGGCCGCAGACGGATCGGTGGCGTTCACCGCCGGCCGCGCCGACGAGCCGATGTACCCGCGGTCGTCGAACAAGCCGGCGCAGGCCGCGGCGATGCTGCGGCTGGGGCTGCCGCTGGACGACGCGCCGGAGCTGCTGGCGCTCGCGGCGGCCAGCCACTCCGGCGAGCCGATCCACCTCGACGGCGTGCGGCGCATCCTCGCGCTCGGCGACCTGGACGAGTCGGCGCTGCGCAACACGCCGGGCTTCCCGATCGACCACGACACGATGGTCGACTACGTCCGCAAGGGCGGTGAGCCGTCGTCACTGGCGGCCGACTGCTCCGGCAAGCATGCCGCGATGCTGCTGACCTGCGTCGTCAACTCCTGGCCGGTCGAGGACTATCTGGACCCGGCGCATCCGCTGCAGGCGGCGATCCACGACACCGTCGGCTCGCTGGCGGGTGCGCCGGTCGCGCACACCGGCGTCGACGGCTGCGGCGCGCCGCTGTTCGCGTTGCCGCTGACCGGGCTGGCGCGGCTGTTCCGGTCGCTCGCGCTGGCGCCGCCCGGGACGCCGGAGCGGCGGGTGGTCGACGCCATCCAGGCGCACCCTGAGCACACCAGCGGCACGACGCGCGACGAGGCACGGCTGATCCGCGGCGTGCCCGGTCTGTTCGCCAAGGCCGGCGCCGAAGCCGTCCTCGCCGCCGCCCTCGACGACGGCCGCGCGGTCGCTGTCAAGATCGACGACGGGGGAGCGCGGGCGCGCATGCCGGTCCTGGTCGCAGCACTTCGCCGGCTGGGGGTCGAGGCGCCGGTGCTCGACGCCCTCTCCGACACCCCCGTCCTGGGCGGCGGTCACCCCGTCGGCACCCTCCGCCCCGCCGTGGACTGGCCGGAGCGGTGA
- a CDS encoding TetR/AcrR family transcriptional regulator produces the protein MSDLRARRRRTTRGEIVEAGLRLFDERGYDAVTMEQIAAAAGVSRRTLYRHFPTKDRILLDLPVEWMAMWDEVVAGVPADLPPREVVEQAARAIGARLDDEGARIRTAWRISDAVPALQAAFLANPAWTARVVTVLEDPARGAPLDHATAVVIAGAYLGALDAAMLRWAAEGGGTVAEAVELILDRLAAIWP, from the coding sequence GTGAGCGACCTCCGCGCCCGCCGGCGCCGCACGACCCGCGGTGAGATCGTCGAGGCGGGGCTGCGGCTGTTCGACGAGCGCGGCTACGACGCGGTGACGATGGAGCAGATCGCGGCCGCCGCCGGGGTGTCGCGGCGGACGCTGTATCGGCACTTCCCGACGAAGGACCGGATCCTGCTCGACCTCCCGGTCGAGTGGATGGCGATGTGGGACGAGGTGGTCGCGGGCGTCCCGGCCGACCTCCCGCCGCGCGAGGTGGTCGAGCAGGCCGCGCGTGCCATCGGGGCGCGGCTGGACGACGAGGGCGCGCGCATCCGCACCGCCTGGCGCATCAGCGACGCCGTCCCCGCCCTGCAGGCGGCGTTCCTCGCGAACCCGGCCTGGACGGCGCGCGTCGTGACGGTGCTGGAGGACCCGGCCCGCGGGGCGCCGCTCGACCACGCGACCGCCGTGGTGATCGCGGGCGCCTATCTGGGTGCGCTGGACGCGGCGATGCTGCGGTGGGCGGCCGAGGGCGGCGGCACCGTCGCCGAGGCCGTCGAGCTGATCCTCGACCGGCTGGCCGCGATCTGGCCGTAG
- a CDS encoding NAD(P)-dependent oxidoreductase, with protein MIIVTGGSGQAGRACVADLTAHGYDVVSVDLAPPADPSVRHSRVDLTDYGQTVAAFAGIDDRVSGVTGIVHLAAIRAPGLAPNPVTFSVNTLSTYNVFEAARRLDIKNVVWASSETVLGLPFDTPPPYVPVDEEYPGRPETAYSLSKLVGETMAEQFCRWDPERKIIGLRLSNVMDPDDYARFASFQDDALLRKWNLWGYIDARDAAQAVRLALEAPLTGADVFVIANADTVMERPNGELLDEVFPGVQRRDVGEHDTLLSIEKARRVLGYEPRYGWRQRS; from the coding sequence ATGATCATCGTGACCGGTGGCAGCGGCCAGGCCGGCCGGGCCTGCGTCGCGGACCTGACGGCGCACGGCTACGACGTCGTCTCGGTGGACCTCGCGCCGCCGGCCGACCCGTCCGTCCGGCACAGCCGCGTCGACCTCACCGACTACGGGCAGACGGTGGCGGCGTTCGCCGGCATCGACGACCGCGTCAGCGGGGTCACCGGCATCGTGCACCTGGCGGCCATCCGGGCGCCGGGGCTGGCGCCGAACCCCGTCACGTTCTCCGTCAACACCCTGAGCACCTACAACGTGTTCGAGGCGGCCCGTCGGCTGGACATCAAGAACGTCGTGTGGGCGTCCAGCGAGACCGTGCTCGGGCTGCCGTTCGACACGCCGCCGCCGTACGTCCCCGTCGACGAGGAGTACCCGGGCCGGCCGGAGACCGCGTACTCGCTGTCCAAGCTGGTCGGCGAGACGATGGCCGAGCAGTTCTGCCGATGGGACCCGGAGCGCAAGATCATCGGGCTGCGGCTGTCGAACGTCATGGACCCCGATGACTACGCGCGGTTCGCGTCGTTCCAGGACGACGCGCTGCTGCGCAAGTGGAACCTGTGGGGCTACATCGACGCCCGCGACGCCGCGCAAGCCGTCCGGCTGGCCCTCGAGGCGCCGCTGACCGGCGCCGACGTGTTCGTCATCGCCAACGCCGACACCGTCATGGAGCGTCCCAACGGCGAGTTGCTGGACGAGGTCTTCCCGGGTGTGCAGCGGCGCGACGTCGGCGAGCACGACACGCTGCTGTCGATCGAGAAGGCCCGCCGGGTGCTCGGCTACGAGCCGCGGTACGGGTGGCGTCAGCGCAGCTGA
- the dtd gene encoding D-aminoacyl-tRNA deacylase → MRAVVQRVTSASVSVDGEIVGAIEPDGQGLLVLVGVTHDDSADDAAKLARKVWGLRILADERSASDVGAPVLVVSQFTLYADTAKGRRPSWGAAAPGPVSEPLVAEFVTALRGLGAAVETGVFGADMRVSLVNDGPVTLLLET, encoded by the coding sequence ATGCGAGCGGTCGTGCAGCGGGTGACGTCGGCGTCGGTCTCGGTGGACGGCGAGATCGTCGGCGCGATCGAACCGGACGGGCAGGGGCTGCTGGTGCTGGTCGGGGTGACCCACGACGACAGCGCCGACGACGCCGCCAAGCTGGCCCGCAAGGTCTGGGGCCTGCGCATCCTCGCCGACGAGCGGTCCGCGTCCGACGTCGGCGCGCCGGTCCTCGTCGTCAGCCAGTTCACGCTCTACGCCGACACCGCGAAGGGCCGCCGCCCGTCGTGGGGCGCGGCGGCGCCGGGGCCGGTGTCCGAGCCGCTCGTCGCCGAGTTCGTCACCGCGCTGCGCGGGCTCGGCGCGGCCGTCGAGACCGGCGTGTTCGGCGCGGACATGCGGGTCAGCCTGGTCAACGACGGCCCGGTGACACTCCTCCTCGAGACCTGA
- a CDS encoding SDR family NAD(P)-dependent oxidoreductase, with translation MNTKPPLDGRAAMVIGGSRGIGAAVVRRLARDGADVGFTYVTAAAAADELVAEVERTGRRALALPVDSADAAALSAAVDIVADRFGRLDVLVNNAALYPVGPIDELTVEEFDRTVAVNVRAPFVAATAAARHMTGGGSIVTIGSLVAERTVFPGYGLYSMSKTALVGLTKGLARDLGGRGIRATLVHPGPTDTDLNPADGPYSDTIRSHTALGRYAGTDEIAATVAHLAGDDGRYITGTSVLVDGGFTI, from the coding sequence ATGAACACGAAACCTCCTCTGGACGGCCGTGCGGCCATGGTGATCGGCGGCAGCCGCGGCATCGGCGCGGCGGTGGTCCGCCGGCTGGCCCGCGACGGCGCCGACGTCGGCTTCACGTACGTCACCGCGGCCGCGGCCGCCGACGAGCTGGTCGCCGAGGTCGAGCGGACCGGACGGCGCGCGCTCGCGCTGCCCGTCGACAGCGCCGACGCCGCCGCGCTGTCCGCCGCCGTCGACATCGTCGCGGACCGGTTCGGCCGGCTGGACGTCCTGGTCAACAACGCCGCCCTCTACCCCGTCGGCCCGATCGACGAGCTCACCGTCGAGGAGTTCGACCGCACCGTCGCCGTCAACGTCCGTGCCCCGTTCGTCGCGGCGACGGCGGCCGCGCGGCACATGACCGGCGGCGGCAGCATCGTCACCATCGGAAGCCTGGTCGCCGAGCGGACGGTCTTCCCCGGCTACGGGCTGTACTCGATGAGCAAGACCGCGCTGGTCGGGCTGACGAAGGGGCTCGCGCGCGACCTCGGCGGACGGGGCATCCGGGCGACGCTGGTACATCCCGGGCCGACGGACACCGACCTCAACCCGGCCGACGGGCCGTACTCCGACACCATCCGGTCGCACACCGCGCTCGGCCGGTACGCCGGCACGGACGAGATCGCCGCCACCGTCGCGCACCTCGCCGGCGACGACGGCCGCTACATCACCGGGACGTCGGTGCTGGTGGACGGCGGTTTCACCATCTGA